Below is a window of uncultured Cohaesibacter sp. DNA.
AGAAGCCCATGAAGCCGAGACGGACGCCGTGTTTCTTCTCGAAAAGATCCTTATACTGCTTGCGCATGCCCATGACAGCCGACATGTCCACATCGTTGAATGTGGTCAGCATAGCAGCCGTATTCTGCGCGTCTTTCAAACGGCGCGCGATGGTCTGACGCAGCTTGGTCATGCGCACGCGCTCTTCACGGGCAGCATCTTGCGGCGCAGAAGCCGGACGCTGAGCAGCGGGCGCAGGAGCTGCACCCGTCGGAGACGTAACGCCAGCGGCAATCGCATTGATGACATCACCCTTGAGCACCTGCCCGCGAACACCCGAACCGGCCACAGCAGCTGGATCAATCTTCTGTTCGGTCATCATCTTGGCAGCAGCAGGAGCTGGCGGCATCGAGGTCGCAGCAGCAGGCGCAGCCTTTGCCGGAGCGGCAGCTGGAGCCGCCTTTGGTTCTTCCTTCTTGGCAGCAGGAGCAGGAGCAGCGGCTGCCCCTTCGCCTTCAAGCAACATCGCCAGAAGGGCACCCACTTCGACGGTTTCCCCTTCAGCAGCAACAATGTCGCCCATCGTGCCGGATACCGGAGCAGGCACTTCGATGGTAACCTTGTCCGTTTCCAGTTCTACCAGCGGTTCATCGGCCTGAACCGCATCACCAGTTGCCTTGAACCACTGACCGATGGTTGCTTCGGTAACAGATTCACCCAGAGTTGGGACTTTGATTTCCGTAGCCATTTGGTTATCTCACATTTATAAATTCGGTTCAGCCGTTAGTCTTCGGCAAACGCATCATCGAGGAAGGCCTTGAGCTGGGCCAAATGCCTGCTCATCAGACCGGTAGCTGTCGCTGCGGATGCCGGTCGCCCTGCATAGCCGGGTCGTTTGACATTCGCATCAATCTGGTTGAGAACCCATTCCATATATGGCTCAACGAAGGTCCAGGCACCCTGGTTCTTCGGTTCTTCCTGACACCAGACCATGTCAGCCTGCTTGAAGCGGCCGAGTTCCTTGATCAGTGTCTTGGCCGGGAACGGATAAAGCTGCTCGACACGCATGATATAGACATCATTGATGCCGCGTCTCTCACGCTCTTCATAGAGATCATAATAGACCTTGCCGGTGCAAAGGATCACGCGACGGATCTTGTCATCAGACGTCAGCTTGATTTCCTGATTGGGCCGGATTTCGGCATCATCCCAAAGCACGCGATGGAAGGTGCTGCCCGCGCCCAATTCTGCCAGATTGGAAACCGCCCGCTTGTGACGCAGAAGGCTCTTCGGTGTCATCAGAATGAGCGGCTTGCGGAAGCTGCGTTTCACCTGACGGCGCAGAATATGAAAATAGTTGGCTGGCGTGGTGCAATTGGCCACCTGAATATTATCTTCCGCACAGGACTGAAGATAGCGTTCCAGACGGGCGGAACTATGTTCCGGACCCTGCCCTTCATAACCATGAGGCAACAGCACGACCAGACCGGACGCGCGCAGCCATTTGCGCTCTGCCGAGGAGAGGAACTGGTCAAAGACCACCTGCGCCCCGTTGGCAAAATCGCCAAACTGGGCTTCCCACATCGTCAGACCGCCCGGTTCGGCAAGCGAATAGCCATATTCAAAGCCCAGAACAGCTTCTTCCGAGAGCATCGAGTTGATGACCTCATAGCGGTTCTGCCCCTTGGCAACATGGTTGAGCGGGATATAACGGCTTTCATCCTGCTGATCATACAGAACCGTATGACGCTGAGAGAAGGTGCCACGTTCACTATCCTGACCGGAAAGGCGGACAGGATGGCCCTCTTTCACCAGCGTGCCGAAGGCCAGCGATTCAGCCGTAGCCCAATCGATCCCCTCGCCCGTTTCCATCATGGTGGCACGGTTGTTGAGGAAACGCTGGATCGTGCGGTGAACGTTGAAGGTCTCAGGCACCGTCGTCAGCTTTTCGCCAATCTCGCGCAAGGTCTCGACATTGACGCCGGTGTTACCCGAGCGACGATCATCTTCGGCGCTGGCGGTGGTCAGGCCGGACCATTTGCCGTCAAACCAGTCTGCCTTGTTCGGCGAGAAGCTTTGGCCGGCTTCAAATTCTTCATCCAGCACCTTGCGCACATCATTGCGCATCTGCTCGAAATCTTCCGGCGTGATAACCCCTTCAGCAATCAACTTGTCGGCATAACGCTGCAGACTGGTTGGATGCTGGCGGATCTTCTTATACATCAGCGGCTGGGTAAAGGCCGGTTCGTCGCCCTCGTTATGACCGAAACGACGATAGCAGAACATGTCGATTACGACCGGCTTGCCAAACAGTTGACGGAATTCAGTTGCGATCTTGGCGGCAAAGACCACCGATTCAGGATCATCGCCGTTACAGTGGAAGATCGGAGCCTCGATCATCTTTGCCAGATCAGACGGATAAGGCGACGAGCGCGAGAAGCGCGGATAGGTCGTAAAGCCGATCTGGTTATTGATGATGAAATGGATCGAACCACCTGTTCTGTGGCCTCTGAGACCAGAAAGACCAAGACACTCGGCCACAACGCCCTGTCCTGCAAAAGCGGCATCACCATGGATCAGCAGCGGCAGAACCGATGTGCGGTCAACGGTCGTGGTTTCAATGAATTTGCCATCATGGGCAGAATGTTGATCCTGCTTGGCGCGCGCCTTGCCCAGAACAACCGGATTGACGATTTCAAGATGGGACGGGTTCGCCGTCAGCGACAGATGAACACTATTGTCATCGAACGTCCGATCCGAGGAAGCCCCCAGATGATATTTCACATCACCGGACCCTTCCACATCGTCCGGGGTGATGGAACCACCCTTGAATTCGTGGAAAATGGCGCGGTGCGGTTTGCCCATCACCTGACTGAGCACATTGAGACGACCGCGGTGTGCCATGCCAAACACGATCTGCTTGACGCCCATGGCGCCGCCGCGCTTGATGATCTGCTCGAGCGCCGGGATCAGGGACTCACCACCGTCCAGACCAAAGCGCTTCGTGCCAGTATATTTGATATCGAGAAATTTCTCGAACCCTTCCGCTTCCACCAATTTATAGAGGATGGCCTTCTTGCCATTCTTGGTGAAGGCAATCTGTTTGTCCGGCCCCTCGATGCGCTCCTGAATCCATGACTTTTCAGCCGGATCGGAAATATGCATGAATTCCACACCAAGGGTGGAACAATAGGTACGGCGCAGAATTTCGAGCATTTCCGGGATGGTAGCAAATTCAAGCCCGAGAACATGATCAATAAAAATCTTGCGATCATAATCGGCTTCGGTAAAGCCGTAAGAAGAAGGATGCAGCTCTTCATGATCCTTGGCATCTGCCAGATTGAGCGGATCGAGATCGGCATGCAAATGCCCGCGCATACGATAGGCGCGGATCATCATCAGGGCGCGCACGGAATCGCGCGTTGCTTGCTGAACAGACGCATCGGTCAGTTCCACACCCTGACTCTGCGCCTTGCTCTTGAGCTTGTCGCCCAGCTTCTTCTCATCGACGGCAAAATCGCCGCCAGCCAGCGCCGATACCAACTCACCATTGGTCGCCGGAGGCCAGTCGTCACGCTTCCAGGAAGCGCCTCGCGCATTGGCGGCTATGTCGCCACCATCATCCTGCAATTCCCTGAAGAAGACTCGCCACTCTTCTTCAACTGATGTCGGATCTTTCTGAAAACGGGCATAAAGATCTTCAATATAAGACGCGTTACCTCCATAGAGGAAGGAAGATAACGCAAACGCTTCATTTGCGTCCTGACGTGCCATCGCC
It encodes the following:
- the odhB gene encoding 2-oxoglutarate dehydrogenase complex dihydrolipoyllysine-residue succinyltransferase; translation: MATEIKVPTLGESVTEATIGQWFKATGDAVQADEPLVELETDKVTIEVPAPVSGTMGDIVAAEGETVEVGALLAMLLEGEGAAAAPAPAAKKEEPKAAPAAAPAKAAPAAATSMPPAPAAAKMMTEQKIDPAAVAGSGVRGQVLKGDVINAIAAGVTSPTGAAPAPAAQRPASAPQDAAREERVRMTKLRQTIARRLKDAQNTAAMLTTFNDVDMSAVMGMRKQYKDLFEKKHGVRLGFMGFFAKAICKALEEIPAVNAEIDGTDLVYKHFVHLGVAVGSPRGLVVPVLRDADQKSLSEIEKEIADFGRRARDGQLTIEEMQGGTFTVSNGGVYGSMMSTPILNAPQSGILGMHRIEDRPVVRNGQIVIRPMMYLALSYDHRVVDGKEAVTFLVRIKESLEDPQRLVMDI
- a CDS encoding 2-oxoglutarate dehydrogenase E1 component; this encodes MARQDANEAFALSSFLYGGNASYIEDLYARFQKDPTSVEEEWRVFFRELQDDGGDIAANARGASWKRDDWPPATNGELVSALAGGDFAVDEKKLGDKLKSKAQSQGVELTDASVQQATRDSVRALMMIRAYRMRGHLHADLDPLNLADAKDHEELHPSSYGFTEADYDRKIFIDHVLGLEFATIPEMLEILRRTYCSTLGVEFMHISDPAEKSWIQERIEGPDKQIAFTKNGKKAILYKLVEAEGFEKFLDIKYTGTKRFGLDGGESLIPALEQIIKRGGAMGVKQIVFGMAHRGRLNVLSQVMGKPHRAIFHEFKGGSITPDDVEGSGDVKYHLGASSDRTFDDNSVHLSLTANPSHLEIVNPVVLGKARAKQDQHSAHDGKFIETTTVDRTSVLPLLIHGDAAFAGQGVVAECLGLSGLRGHRTGGSIHFIINNQIGFTTYPRFSRSSPYPSDLAKMIEAPIFHCNGDDPESVVFAAKIATEFRQLFGKPVVIDMFCYRRFGHNEGDEPAFTQPLMYKKIRQHPTSLQRYADKLIAEGVITPEDFEQMRNDVRKVLDEEFEAGQSFSPNKADWFDGKWSGLTTASAEDDRRSGNTGVNVETLREIGEKLTTVPETFNVHRTIQRFLNNRATMMETGEGIDWATAESLAFGTLVKEGHPVRLSGQDSERGTFSQRHTVLYDQQDESRYIPLNHVAKGQNRYEVINSMLSEEAVLGFEYGYSLAEPGGLTMWEAQFGDFANGAQVVFDQFLSSAERKWLRASGLVVLLPHGYEGQGPEHSSARLERYLQSCAEDNIQVANCTTPANYFHILRRQVKRSFRKPLILMTPKSLLRHKRAVSNLAELGAGSTFHRVLWDDAEIRPNQEIKLTSDDKIRRVILCTGKVYYDLYEERERRGINDVYIMRVEQLYPFPAKTLIKELGRFKQADMVWCQEEPKNQGAWTFVEPYMEWVLNQIDANVKRPGYAGRPASAATATGLMSRHLAQLKAFLDDAFAED